The following proteins are encoded in a genomic region of Mycobacterium sp. 155:
- a CDS encoding succinic semialdehyde dehydrogenase, which produces MPAPSTPDFARLRKLVAIDNLDARPTKPIDEVFTGKELTTIPVGTADDVTAAFAKARAAQVAWAKRPVKERCAIIERYRELVAKNREFLMDVAQAETGKARSAAQEELVDIILNARYYAREAEKLLAPKRVQGLLPGVVKTVVNHHPKGVIGVISPWNYPMTLSISDSIPALLAGNAVVVKPDSQTPYCTLANAELLYQAGLPRDVFAVVPGPGSVVGTAIVENCDYLMFTGSTATGRSLAEQCGRRLIGFSAELGGKNPMIVTKGADLDVVAKAATRACFSNAGQLCISIERIYVEREIADEFTRKFANRVRNMKLSPAYDFTADMGSLISEDQVKTVSGHVADAKVKGAKVVAGGNARPDIGPLFFEPTVLTDVTDEMECGRNETFGPLVAIYPVDSVEEAIAKANDTEYGLNASVWAASKSEGEAIAARINSGTVNVDEGYALAFGSTAAPMGGMKASGVGRRHGADGILKYTESQTISTARVLNLDPPLRIPQTLWQKAFTPLIQAVQKLPGR; this is translated from the coding sequence CGTCGCAATCGACAACCTGGATGCGCGCCCGACCAAACCGATCGACGAAGTGTTCACCGGCAAGGAGCTGACCACCATTCCGGTCGGCACTGCCGACGATGTCACCGCGGCCTTCGCCAAGGCCAGGGCCGCGCAGGTCGCGTGGGCCAAGCGCCCAGTCAAGGAACGCTGCGCGATCATCGAGCGGTACCGCGAGCTCGTGGCCAAGAATCGTGAATTCCTGATGGACGTCGCGCAAGCGGAAACCGGCAAGGCCCGCTCGGCCGCCCAGGAAGAGCTCGTCGACATCATTCTGAACGCGCGCTACTACGCGCGCGAGGCGGAGAAGCTACTCGCTCCCAAGCGCGTCCAGGGGCTGCTGCCCGGTGTCGTCAAGACCGTGGTCAATCACCACCCCAAGGGCGTGATCGGGGTCATCTCACCATGGAATTACCCGATGACACTGTCGATTTCGGATTCCATTCCAGCGCTGCTGGCCGGCAACGCCGTGGTGGTCAAGCCCGACAGCCAGACCCCGTACTGCACGTTGGCCAACGCCGAACTGCTGTATCAGGCAGGCCTGCCGCGCGATGTGTTCGCGGTGGTGCCGGGCCCCGGTTCGGTGGTGGGCACCGCGATCGTGGAGAACTGCGACTATCTGATGTTCACCGGCTCCACCGCTACCGGCCGGTCGCTGGCCGAGCAGTGCGGCCGCCGACTCATCGGCTTTTCGGCCGAACTTGGCGGCAAGAATCCGATGATCGTCACCAAGGGCGCCGACCTGGATGTGGTGGCCAAGGCCGCGACGCGCGCATGCTTCTCCAACGCGGGTCAGCTGTGCATCTCGATCGAACGCATCTACGTCGAACGCGAGATTGCCGATGAGTTCACCCGCAAGTTCGCCAACCGGGTGCGCAACATGAAGCTGTCCCCCGCATACGATTTCACCGCCGACATGGGCAGCCTGATCTCCGAGGATCAGGTCAAGACCGTGTCGGGTCATGTCGCCGACGCAAAGGTCAAGGGCGCCAAGGTCGTTGCCGGCGGCAACGCCAGGCCCGACATCGGTCCGCTGTTCTTCGAGCCGACCGTGCTCACCGACGTGACCGACGAGATGGAGTGCGGGCGCAACGAGACCTTCGGCCCGCTGGTGGCGATCTACCCGGTCGATTCCGTCGAGGAGGCCATCGCGAAGGCCAACGACACCGAGTACGGGCTCAATGCCAGTGTGTGGGCGGCCAGCAAGTCCGAAGGCGAGGCGATTGCCGCCCGGATCAATTCCGGCACGGTCAATGTCGACGAGGGTTATGCGCTGGCATTCGGGAGCACCGCCGCCCCGATGGGCGGCATGAAGGCCTCCGGCGTCGGGCGCCGCCACGGCGCCGACGGAATTCTCAAATACACTGAATCACAGACCATTTCGACCGCGCGCGTACTGAACCTGGATCCGCCGCTGCGGATTCCGCAGACCTTGTGGCAAAAGGCTTTCACACCGCTGATCCAGGCTGTGCAGAAGCTGCCCGGACGTTAA
- a CDS encoding DUF6394 family protein has translation MNLEKVVFGFFVLFAATLNFGFFIGDIDDPGVHNSYELYAAVVVNLIATVLKFGDRTQIGAVHLATSLVADLQLIAATLVWGYASYVTAHVTREATASVVSLSGGALIANIVSVTLLLVETVSFHRR, from the coding sequence ATGAATCTCGAGAAAGTCGTTTTCGGATTCTTCGTATTGTTCGCCGCCACCCTGAACTTCGGATTCTTCATCGGCGACATCGACGACCCCGGCGTGCACAACAGCTACGAGCTCTACGCGGCGGTCGTCGTCAACCTCATCGCGACCGTCCTCAAGTTCGGTGACCGAACCCAGATCGGGGCGGTGCACCTGGCTACGAGCCTGGTCGCCGACCTCCAGCTGATCGCGGCGACACTGGTCTGGGGATACGCGTCCTACGTGACCGCGCACGTGACGCGGGAAGCAACAGCGAGCGTGGTCTCGCTGTCCGGCGGTGCGCTGATCGCCAACATCGTGTCGGTGACCTTGTTGCTGGTCGAAACCGTGTCATTTCACCGCCGGTAG
- a CDS encoding NAD-binding protein has protein sequence MSLTLFWARMFKAEPARRPPRWRIPLSTSGRASASIFLVMRRMRAPLIVLIVIFAVSTMGLTLIPGQDSAGRPWRMGFFDAFYVMSYTASTIGFGEIPYAFSYNQRMWLTISIYLTVVGWAYAIGSLLALLQERSFRQALALQHFTRKVQRMREPFLLIAGYGRTGELLADSLDALGRRFVVLDRDDTRIANLELASYHADVPGLAADAGDPEHLTVAGMDLPSCEGVLALTDDDEINLAVVQAVALLRPDLQVITQAVSPITAERMRAFGAPTVVNPFDRFGDHLSVALRAPASYQLMTWLESGPGAPLPPRGAPPPQGLWVICGYGRFGREIARDLRAEGLDVTVVEPQSVTDDDPESIVGHGYEPGVLARAGIENASGFVAGTSNDTTNLSLIAAARRANPTLFIAARQNKPTSAPLFAAVDVDSLFVPADVVAHEVYAQLSAPLMWRFLQEVPRLDNEWAADVIDRLTQLCGENLQAVWKVRLTATEAPALQTALRGGGLRLGDLLRSPDDRDERLHAVPLLLARADSTEVDVAPDDNAVVGLDDELLLVGWPSARRLLDATLLIDATREYVLHGRHVPSSWIWRKLARSSG, from the coding sequence GTGAGCCTGACGTTGTTCTGGGCACGCATGTTCAAAGCGGAACCGGCGCGCCGCCCGCCGCGGTGGCGGATTCCGCTGTCCACGTCCGGGCGGGCGTCGGCATCGATCTTCCTGGTCATGCGCCGGATGCGGGCACCGTTGATCGTGCTGATCGTGATTTTCGCGGTCAGCACGATGGGTCTCACCCTGATCCCCGGCCAGGACTCGGCGGGGCGACCCTGGCGGATGGGGTTCTTCGACGCGTTCTACGTCATGAGTTACACCGCCTCCACCATCGGCTTCGGCGAGATTCCGTACGCCTTCAGCTACAACCAGCGGATGTGGTTGACGATCTCGATCTACCTCACCGTGGTGGGTTGGGCGTACGCGATCGGGTCGCTGCTCGCGCTGCTGCAGGAGCGCAGCTTCCGGCAAGCCCTGGCGCTGCAGCATTTCACCCGCAAGGTGCAACGGATGCGCGAACCGTTCCTCCTTATCGCCGGTTACGGTCGCACCGGCGAGCTGCTGGCCGACTCACTGGACGCATTGGGGCGGCGATTCGTGGTGCTCGACCGCGACGACACCCGGATCGCCAACCTGGAGCTGGCGTCATATCACGCAGATGTGCCAGGCCTGGCGGCAGACGCTGGCGACCCCGAACACCTCACCGTCGCCGGTATGGACCTGCCCTCCTGCGAAGGGGTACTGGCGCTCACCGACGACGACGAGATCAACCTCGCCGTCGTGCAGGCGGTGGCTCTCCTGCGGCCGGATCTGCAGGTGATCACCCAGGCGGTCTCGCCCATCACGGCTGAACGGATGCGTGCCTTCGGTGCGCCCACGGTGGTCAACCCGTTCGATCGGTTCGGCGATCACCTGAGCGTTGCGCTGCGCGCCCCCGCGTCCTACCAGCTGATGACCTGGCTGGAAAGTGGGCCCGGAGCTCCGTTGCCACCCCGGGGAGCCCCGCCGCCGCAGGGTTTGTGGGTGATCTGCGGGTACGGGCGCTTCGGGCGCGAAATTGCTCGCGACTTACGCGCTGAGGGACTCGACGTCACTGTGGTGGAACCGCAGAGCGTGACGGACGACGACCCGGAATCAATCGTGGGGCACGGTTATGAACCGGGCGTGCTGGCCCGCGCGGGTATCGAGAACGCGAGCGGGTTCGTGGCGGGAACGAGCAACGACACCACCAACCTTTCGTTGATCGCTGCGGCCCGGCGGGCCAATCCGACGCTGTTCATCGCGGCCCGGCAGAACAAGCCGACCAGCGCACCGCTGTTTGCCGCTGTCGATGTGGACTCCCTGTTCGTCCCTGCCGACGTTGTCGCACACGAGGTGTACGCACAGCTCTCCGCGCCGCTGATGTGGCGGTTCCTGCAAGAGGTACCGCGACTCGACAATGAGTGGGCCGCCGATGTCATCGACCGCCTCACCCAGTTGTGTGGCGAAAACCTGCAGGCGGTGTGGAAAGTACGACTGACCGCGACGGAAGCCCCAGCGCTCCAGACGGCGTTGCGCGGGGGCGGCCTACGGCTCGGCGACCTGCTGCGCAGCCCGGACGACCGCGACGAGCGGTTGCATGCGGTCCCGCTGCTGCTCGCGCGTGCCGACAGCACAGAGGTGGACGTTGCGCCGGACGACAACGCTGTGGTGGGCCTTGACGACGAGTTGTTACTCGTCGGATGGCCGTCCGCGCGCCGTCTGCTCGATGCGACGCTGCTGATTGACGCGACCCGGGAGTACGTCCTGCACGGACGGCATGTGCCGTCGAGTTGGATCTGGCGCAAACTCGCCCGCAGTTCGGGCTGA
- a CDS encoding RecQ family ATP-dependent DNA helicase, translating to MATREQAQTILEHLAGPAAVLRGDQWTAIEALVVQRRQALVVQRTGWGKSAVYFIAAKLLRGSGRGPTVIVSPLLALMRNQVAAAERAGVAAATINSGNVTEWDAIHRRVADGELDVLLVSPERLNNPDFRDNVLPALAADAGLVVVDEAHCVSDWGHDFRPDYRRIRTLLAELGADIPVLATTATANDRVVNDVAAQLGVGGRDTLVLRGGLDRESLRLAVVKAGNPAQRAAWIAAQLDSLPGSGIIYTLTVAQAHDVAALLSEQGHKVAAYTGSTDTAEREQLEADLLDNQVKALVATSALGMGFDKPDLGFVVHLGAPSSPIAYYQQVGRAGRASASAEVILLPGVEDQDVWRYFASVAFPSEPMVRNVIRALDTERPQSAPTLETLVDLNRSRLEMVLKVLDVDGAVRRVKGGWISTDEPWSYDEERYRALEAARRREQQAMLDYLDTDGCRMAFLRGQLDDPELQPGERCGRCDNCTGSRYATAVDEATLTATRDRLRRPGVPVAPRKQWPSGLASLGVALSGRINSGAAPGRAIGRLTDLGWGARLRKLLAEPDQEVPDEVVQAAVAVLKAWNWERRPVAVVGLDSVRHPVLISSTVQRLAQLGRLTDLGALRYAPGRRPVAAANSAYRVAALAGCWEPPRIDCAGPVLLVDDMTDTGWTLTMAARVLRDAGAPEVLPFVLASTS from the coding sequence ATGGCAACCCGCGAGCAGGCTCAGACGATTCTCGAACACCTGGCCGGACCCGCCGCTGTGCTGCGCGGTGACCAGTGGACCGCGATCGAGGCACTCGTGGTGCAGCGCCGCCAGGCATTGGTGGTGCAGCGCACCGGCTGGGGAAAGTCGGCGGTCTATTTCATTGCGGCCAAGCTGCTGCGCGGCAGCGGACGCGGTCCGACGGTCATCGTCTCGCCGTTGCTGGCCCTGATGCGCAACCAGGTCGCGGCCGCAGAACGCGCCGGGGTGGCCGCCGCGACCATCAACTCCGGCAACGTCACCGAATGGGATGCGATTCATCGACGGGTCGCCGACGGTGAGCTCGACGTACTGCTGGTGAGCCCGGAACGGTTGAACAATCCGGACTTTCGTGACAACGTGCTGCCCGCACTCGCAGCCGATGCCGGTCTGGTGGTGGTCGACGAAGCGCATTGCGTGTCCGACTGGGGTCACGACTTCCGGCCCGACTACCGGCGCATCCGCACTCTGCTCGCCGAGCTGGGCGCCGACATCCCGGTGCTGGCCACCACCGCGACCGCAAACGACCGGGTGGTCAACGATGTCGCGGCCCAGCTCGGAGTCGGCGGCAGGGACACCCTGGTACTGCGCGGCGGGCTGGACCGCGAGTCGCTGCGGCTTGCGGTGGTCAAAGCGGGAAACCCCGCTCAACGAGCGGCTTGGATTGCCGCACAATTGGATTCGCTTCCAGGGTCAGGCATCATCTACACCCTGACTGTGGCACAGGCCCACGACGTCGCTGCGCTGCTGTCCGAGCAGGGCCACAAGGTGGCCGCCTACACAGGGTCTACCGACACTGCCGAACGCGAGCAGCTGGAAGCCGACTTGCTGGACAACCAGGTGAAGGCCCTGGTGGCGACGTCGGCACTCGGGATGGGATTCGACAAGCCCGACCTCGGCTTCGTCGTGCATCTGGGCGCACCGTCGTCACCGATCGCCTATTACCAGCAGGTCGGTCGTGCCGGCCGCGCCAGCGCCAGCGCGGAGGTGATCTTGCTGCCCGGTGTGGAGGATCAAGACGTCTGGCGATACTTCGCCTCTGTGGCATTCCCATCAGAACCCATGGTGCGCAACGTCATCCGGGCGCTTGACACCGAACGACCACAGTCGGCTCCTACGCTGGAAACCCTGGTGGACCTAAACCGGTCGCGGTTGGAGATGGTGCTCAAGGTGCTCGACGTGGACGGTGCGGTGCGCCGCGTCAAGGGCGGCTGGATCAGCACGGACGAGCCGTGGAGTTATGACGAGGAGCGTTACCGGGCGCTGGAGGCGGCTCGCCGCCGCGAACAGCAGGCCATGCTCGATTATCTGGACACCGACGGCTGCCGCATGGCATTCCTGCGTGGGCAACTCGACGACCCTGAACTGCAGCCTGGGGAACGGTGCGGTCGCTGCGACAACTGCACCGGAAGCCGCTACGCGACCGCTGTCGACGAAGCCACCCTCACCGCCACCCGGGACCGCCTGCGGCGTCCCGGTGTCCCGGTGGCACCGCGTAAGCAGTGGCCGTCAGGGTTGGCCTCACTCGGCGTAGCGCTGTCTGGTCGCATCAACTCCGGCGCCGCGCCGGGGCGTGCGATCGGCCGACTCACTGACCTGGGCTGGGGTGCGCGGCTGCGCAAACTGCTCGCCGAGCCCGACCAGGAGGTGCCTGACGAGGTCGTGCAGGCGGCGGTGGCAGTGCTGAAGGCCTGGAACTGGGAGCGTCGTCCGGTTGCTGTCGTGGGCCTGGATTCGGTCCGTCATCCGGTCTTGATCTCGTCGACCGTGCAGCGTCTGGCGCAGTTGGGACGGCTGACCGACCTCGGCGCGCTGCGGTATGCACCGGGTCGTCGGCCGGTGGCTGCCGCGAACTCGGCCTACCGCGTTGCGGCGCTGGCCGGCTGCTGGGAGCCACCGCGTATCGACTGCGCCGGGCCTGTCCTGCTGGTCGACGACATGACCGACACCGGTTGGACACTGACGATGGCGGCACGGGTGCTGCGGGACGCCGGAGCGCCCGAAGTGCTGCCGTTCGTGCTGGCCAGCACGAGTTGA
- a CDS encoding nuclear transport factor 2 family protein, translated as MAPEGGSKSTRSDAERIAAAQAYIDALVTHKADAVPFTPDCIRIEMGLKTGRSGDHLRRSLNRGPQFKLIEATTPPEYTVDGDEVRARFDVLTKPRLFGRRVCSHVDEIFLIPASDGRIHHIRASLTPFISR; from the coding sequence GTGGCGCCAGAGGGCGGGAGCAAATCGACACGGTCCGATGCCGAGCGCATCGCGGCGGCCCAGGCGTACATCGATGCGCTGGTGACGCACAAGGCCGACGCGGTGCCGTTCACCCCGGACTGCATCCGTATCGAGATGGGCCTCAAGACCGGCCGCTCCGGAGATCACTTGCGGCGCAGCCTGAATCGCGGTCCGCAGTTCAAGCTGATCGAGGCCACCACACCGCCCGAGTACACCGTCGACGGCGACGAGGTGCGGGCTCGGTTCGACGTGCTCACCAAGCCGCGACTGTTCGGCCGACGGGTGTGCTCGCACGTCGACGAAATCTTTCTCATCCCAGCCTCTGACGGACGGATCCACCACATCCGCGCCTCCTTGACTCCGTTCATCAGCCGATAG
- a CDS encoding CdaR family transcriptional regulator, translating into MGKRGVDETAVAQAAVAVTGRLVDKLPVITKTVQQSLVVAISEPRGEEQLQQLLRDTVESNVETFFAAVRHGISVKNVEPPIAALEYSRRLAQREVSANALTRAYRLGHRAALRFILEEIRATDLDPELGLAVYELMEAVSFDYIDEISQRVVEAYQDERDRWLESRNSVRASRVRDLLASGEDVDVDAAAMAIRYPLRRIHLAAVAWCEESGDGNELASMERFFVRFAESIGAQENPLFISIDRVTAWVWVPVPREVADDVVNRLRAFGDGPLLAVGNPLPGVDGFRRSHRQAQDARTVAVAAGAASSCRFTAAGDSGVAVAALLGGNVESAARWVGEVLGPLAEATENDERLRETLRAFLGSGSSYKAAAEDLHLHTNSVKYRVSRAVERRGRPITDDRLDVEVALLLCHYFGATLLH; encoded by the coding sequence ATGGGGAAGCGCGGGGTGGACGAGACCGCTGTGGCGCAGGCTGCCGTCGCGGTGACAGGCCGGCTGGTCGACAAACTTCCGGTCATCACCAAGACGGTTCAGCAGTCACTCGTTGTCGCCATCTCCGAACCGCGTGGCGAGGAGCAGCTGCAGCAGTTGCTGCGCGACACCGTCGAGAGCAATGTCGAGACATTTTTCGCGGCTGTTCGGCACGGCATCTCGGTGAAGAACGTCGAGCCTCCCATTGCGGCTCTTGAATACTCCCGGCGGCTGGCACAGCGTGAGGTGTCGGCCAATGCGCTGACTCGGGCCTACCGGCTTGGTCACCGGGCGGCGCTGCGGTTCATTCTCGAGGAGATTCGCGCGACGGATCTGGATCCGGAGCTCGGACTGGCCGTCTACGAGCTCATGGAAGCCGTCTCGTTCGATTACATCGACGAGATCTCTCAGCGTGTGGTCGAGGCCTATCAGGATGAGCGCGACCGCTGGCTGGAATCGCGCAACAGCGTCCGGGCATCACGGGTTCGTGATCTGCTCGCATCGGGCGAGGACGTCGACGTCGACGCGGCAGCCATGGCAATCCGCTACCCGCTCAGGAGGATTCACCTCGCGGCGGTGGCATGGTGCGAGGAATCCGGCGACGGCAATGAGCTCGCGTCGATGGAACGATTCTTTGTCCGATTCGCCGAATCGATTGGTGCGCAGGAAAATCCGCTGTTCATCTCGATTGACCGGGTCACTGCCTGGGTGTGGGTCCCGGTGCCCCGAGAGGTCGCCGACGATGTGGTGAACCGGTTGCGGGCGTTCGGCGACGGTCCGCTTCTGGCCGTCGGCAACCCGCTGCCCGGTGTCGACGGATTCCGGCGTTCACATCGGCAGGCGCAGGACGCCCGCACGGTGGCCGTGGCGGCCGGTGCGGCGTCGTCGTGCAGGTTCACCGCCGCCGGCGACAGCGGGGTAGCCGTGGCCGCTCTGCTCGGCGGCAATGTCGAGTCCGCCGCGCGGTGGGTGGGCGAGGTGCTCGGGCCGCTCGCCGAAGCGACGGAGAACGACGAGCGGCTGCGGGAGACGCTGCGGGCGTTTCTCGGCAGTGGGTCGAGCTACAAGGCCGCTGCCGAAGACCTGCATTTGCACACCAATTCGGTGAAATACCGGGTGAGCCGGGCTGTGGAGCGACGCGGCAGGCCTATCACCGATGACCGCCTCGACGTCGAGGTGGCGTTGCTGCTGTGCCACTATTTCGGCGCGACGCTACTGCACTGA
- a CDS encoding cytochrome P450 → MSTVSATELDSIDLANPALWEAGPPYELFARMQREAPVHYSPQHTAPGEGGFWSITRYDDVRTISRDHRTFSSERHGIFNVDDIGVPLDVQRLQLISMDPPRHDRLKALVIKAFTPARVAAHEEAIKQIIGEVLDSVADRERFDLVADVARPVPARVIGSLLGTPPEDDERLVHWTNVFSAFEDPEIRAQWDDAGAVILEIIAYLNEQMAQRKDAPRDDLITAVMNAEVDGEKLNELEMATFFALLMTAGNDSTRATYSATTLALMQNPDQLALLRENPELIEATVEEGLRCFPAFAFMARTATTDFELHGTTIKENDRLLLWYIASNRDETAFDDPNKFDITREGLADRHQAFGGRGRHFCLGANLARLELKLWIQETLRRFPDLALDGEPTRVQALFLNQYKSIPVRRTS, encoded by the coding sequence ATGAGCACCGTGAGCGCCACCGAACTCGACAGCATCGACCTGGCCAACCCGGCCCTCTGGGAAGCCGGCCCGCCCTACGAGCTGTTCGCCCGGATGCAGCGCGAAGCTCCGGTGCACTACAGCCCGCAACACACCGCGCCGGGTGAAGGTGGTTTCTGGTCGATCACGCGCTACGACGATGTCCGCACGATCAGCCGCGACCACCGCACGTTCTCGTCGGAACGACACGGCATCTTCAACGTCGACGACATCGGGGTTCCGCTGGATGTGCAGCGGCTCCAGCTCATCTCGATGGACCCGCCCCGCCACGACCGGCTCAAGGCGCTGGTGATCAAGGCTTTCACCCCCGCGCGCGTCGCCGCGCACGAGGAAGCGATCAAGCAGATCATCGGTGAGGTCCTCGACAGCGTCGCCGACCGCGAGCGGTTCGATCTGGTGGCCGACGTGGCGCGGCCCGTGCCGGCCCGCGTCATCGGCTCCCTGCTCGGTACGCCGCCCGAGGACGACGAGCGGCTCGTGCACTGGACGAACGTGTTCAGTGCCTTCGAGGACCCGGAAATCCGGGCCCAATGGGACGACGCGGGGGCGGTGATCCTGGAGATCATCGCCTATCTCAACGAGCAGATGGCACAACGCAAGGATGCGCCGCGCGACGATCTGATCACCGCGGTGATGAACGCCGAAGTGGACGGCGAGAAACTCAACGAGCTGGAAATGGCCACGTTTTTCGCGCTGCTGATGACCGCGGGCAACGACTCGACGCGGGCGACCTACAGCGCGACCACGCTGGCCCTGATGCAAAACCCCGACCAGCTCGCGCTGCTGCGGGAGAACCCCGAACTGATCGAGGCGACGGTCGAGGAAGGGTTGCGCTGCTTCCCCGCCTTCGCCTTCATGGCCCGCACCGCCACGACGGACTTCGAACTACACGGCACGACCATCAAAGAGAACGACCGGCTGCTGTTGTGGTACATCGCGTCCAACCGCGACGAGACCGCGTTCGACGATCCGAACAAGTTCGACATCACCCGCGAGGGGTTGGCCGACCGGCATCAGGCTTTCGGCGGCCGCGGCAGGCACTTCTGCCTCGGCGCCAACCTCGCCCGGCTCGAGCTGAAGCTGTGGATCCAGGAGACGTTGCGCCGGTTCCCCGACCTTGCGCTCGACGGTGAACCCACCCGGGTGCAGGCATTGTTCCTCAACCAGTACAAGTCGATCCCAGTACGGCGGACATCATGA
- a CDS encoding PDR/VanB family oxidoreductase, producing the protein MIRPAYREVELDVIVTGREDSADGVVTLTLTDPSGCDLPEWTPGAHIDLVMTPELVRQYSLCGDTNNRAEWRIGVLLNPDSRGGSEFVHNKLHEGSTVRVRGPRNHFGLVSAPRYQFIAGGIGITPMLPMIAAADAVGADWQLLYGGRTRASMAYLDELARYGDRVTVCARDEAAAFRVTLETVLAESHPDTLVYCCGPEGLLSAAEGGCKHWPIDSLHIERFSAKTVEDTPDTLESFEVECQRSGITLTVPPDKTIYEVAEDAGLDVLGSCMEGVCGTCECDVLDGDPDHRDSVLNDAEKAAGQSIMICVSRSRSARLVLDL; encoded by the coding sequence ATGATCAGGCCCGCTTACCGTGAGGTCGAACTCGACGTGATCGTCACTGGCCGCGAGGATTCGGCTGACGGCGTGGTGACCCTGACCCTCACCGATCCATCCGGGTGCGACCTGCCCGAGTGGACCCCCGGCGCCCACATCGACCTGGTGATGACGCCCGAGCTGGTGCGCCAGTACTCGCTGTGCGGTGACACCAACAACCGGGCCGAATGGCGGATCGGGGTGTTGTTGAACCCCGACAGCCGCGGCGGCTCGGAGTTCGTGCACAACAAGCTGCATGAGGGCAGCACAGTCCGGGTTCGTGGACCGCGCAACCACTTCGGTTTGGTCAGCGCGCCGCGCTACCAGTTCATCGCCGGTGGTATCGGCATCACACCGATGCTGCCGATGATCGCGGCCGCCGATGCGGTCGGCGCCGACTGGCAACTGCTCTACGGTGGCCGGACCCGGGCATCGATGGCCTACCTCGACGAGCTCGCCCGCTACGGAGACCGGGTCACGGTCTGCGCGCGTGATGAAGCGGCCGCCTTCCGCGTCACCTTGGAAACCGTTCTGGCCGAGTCACATCCGGACACTCTGGTGTACTGCTGCGGCCCGGAGGGACTGCTGAGCGCCGCCGAGGGCGGCTGCAAGCACTGGCCTATCGACAGCCTGCACATCGAACGCTTCTCCGCCAAAACTGTCGAGGACACCCCGGACACCCTGGAGTCCTTCGAGGTGGAATGCCAACGCTCCGGCATCACTTTGACTGTCCCACCGGATAAGACGATCTACGAAGTGGCCGAGGACGCCGGCCTAGACGTGCTCGGCTCCTGCATGGAAGGCGTGTGCGGCACCTGTGAATGCGATGTTCTCGATGGCGATCCGGACCACCGTGACTCGGTGCTCAACGATGCCGAGAAGGCGGCGGGCCAGAGCATCATGATCTGTGTATCACGTTCCCGATCAGCACGATTGGTATTGGACCTATGA
- a CDS encoding aromatic ring-hydroxylating dioxygenase subunit alpha — MRNLRINYPFNCWYIAALSGEVGPDLFARRLLGIPVVLYRIDAGSIVAMEDRCAHRAHPLSTGRRDGDLVRCGYHGFAYDPAGDLVDVPSQDNVPRGVRVRTYPTIEQDEFIWIWLGDPGAAALRNPPRIPWFADADDWASTGEVFGIECNYLLLHEHYLDLTNVFTLHPEVVPPDIEVLPPLEEVEVSERSVAYFRTTPPSRLAAWETAATGLPADTSGTRREEGMFVSPALHVQRYVIEPVGGAPRQLLRIQGFTPESPGFTHVFLQMARDYAIGDDAVGKFLATMFHDWAERDAEVLEGMQDLLEEDADARSTEADADARSTETNRSPRREFNVKADRAAVRARRIALDMVDEESGRLTHSWLAAR, encoded by the coding sequence ATGAGAAACCTACGCATCAACTATCCGTTCAACTGCTGGTACATCGCGGCATTGAGCGGTGAGGTCGGCCCCGACCTGTTCGCCCGCCGCCTGCTGGGCATCCCGGTGGTGTTGTACCGGATCGACGCCGGATCCATCGTGGCGATGGAGGACCGCTGTGCCCACCGAGCCCATCCGCTCTCGACCGGCCGGCGTGACGGCGACTTGGTGCGGTGCGGGTATCACGGCTTCGCCTACGACCCCGCAGGAGATCTGGTGGACGTACCGTCGCAGGACAACGTGCCCCGCGGTGTACGAGTACGCACCTATCCGACCATCGAACAGGACGAGTTCATCTGGATCTGGCTCGGCGATCCGGGCGCGGCCGCACTGCGCAACCCCCCGCGCATCCCGTGGTTCGCCGACGCCGACGATTGGGCGAGCACGGGCGAGGTGTTCGGCATCGAATGCAATTACCTTCTGCTGCATGAGCATTACCTCGATCTGACCAACGTGTTCACACTGCATCCCGAGGTGGTACCACCGGACATCGAGGTACTACCTCCGCTGGAGGAGGTCGAGGTTTCCGAACGTTCGGTGGCCTACTTCCGCACCACGCCACCCAGCCGGCTCGCAGCCTGGGAGACCGCGGCCACCGGCCTGCCGGCCGATACCAGTGGGACCCGCCGCGAGGAGGGCATGTTCGTCTCGCCGGCCTTGCACGTCCAGCGTTACGTGATCGAACCGGTCGGCGGCGCACCGCGGCAACTGTTGCGGATCCAGGGGTTCACCCCCGAATCCCCCGGCTTCACACATGTTTTCCTGCAAATGGCCCGCGACTACGCGATCGGCGACGACGCGGTCGGCAAGTTCCTCGCCACCATGTTCCACGACTGGGCCGAACGCGACGCCGAGGTGCTCGAGGGTATGCAGGACCTCCTCGAGGAGGATGCGGACGCAAGGAGCACAGAAGCTGATGCGGACGCGAGGAGCACAGAAACTAACCGGTCCCCTCGCCGCGAATTCAACGTCAAGGCCGACCGAGCCGCGGTGCGGGCCAGGCGCATAGCCCTGGACATGGTCGACGAGGAGTCCGGCCGGCTCACCCACAGCTGGCTTGCGGCCAGATAG